From one Amycolatopsis sp. FDAARGOS 1241 genomic stretch:
- a CDS encoding ABC transporter ATP-binding protein encodes MDNTWALLGSAMRGADTPRALTRGTVKRVGRFARPHWVRLLVFLVLTVVSAVLAVTTPVLAGKVVDAIVGGHDLSFVIWLAVVIAVLAILDAGLGLAERWQSARIGEGIILDLRVAVFEHVQKLPIAFFTRTRTGALVSRLNNDVIGAQRTFTATLSGLVTNVIQLALSLVVMVTLSWQVTVVALVLLPIFVLPARRLGRRMAGLQREAAQLNAGMTTQMTERFSAPGATLVKLFGRPRQEVDEFGRRAGRVRDIGVRTAMLTRWFMTSLTLVSALAQALVYGLGGYLAFTGQIAPGTVVALALLLTRLYTPLTALANVRVDVMTALVSFERVFEVLDLEPMIKESAAPKALPPGGVSVEFEGVRFGYPAADRFSLASLEDVATLDSRGGEEVLHGISFRAEPGQMVALVGSSGAGKSTIASLLPRLYDVDGGAVKLSEVDVRDLDFATLRATVGVVTQDGHLFHDTIRANLAYARPGVTDDEIWAALAQARLAPLVRSLPDGLDTTVGERGYRLSGGERQRLTIARLLLAQPRVVVLDEATAHLDSESEAAVGEALTGALQGRTALVIAHRLSTVRAADLILVVEHGHIVERGTHEELLARGGRYAELHHTQFDEDEDEEEPVVA; translated from the coding sequence ATGGACAACACGTGGGCGTTGCTCGGCTCCGCGATGCGCGGGGCCGACACGCCGAGGGCGCTCACGCGCGGCACCGTGAAGCGGGTCGGGCGGTTCGCCCGTCCGCACTGGGTGCGGCTGCTGGTCTTCCTGGTGCTCACGGTGGTGTCCGCCGTGCTCGCGGTGACGACGCCGGTGCTCGCGGGGAAGGTCGTCGACGCGATCGTCGGCGGCCACGACCTGTCGTTCGTGATCTGGCTGGCCGTGGTGATCGCCGTGCTCGCCATCCTCGACGCCGGGCTCGGGCTGGCCGAGCGGTGGCAGTCGGCGCGCATCGGGGAGGGGATCATCCTCGACCTGCGCGTCGCCGTGTTCGAGCACGTGCAGAAACTGCCCATCGCGTTCTTCACGCGCACGCGCACCGGCGCGCTCGTCAGCCGGCTCAACAACGACGTGATCGGGGCGCAGCGCACGTTCACCGCGACGTTGTCGGGCCTGGTCACGAACGTGATCCAGCTGGCGCTCTCGCTGGTGGTCATGGTGACGCTGTCGTGGCAGGTCACCGTGGTCGCGCTGGTGCTGCTGCCGATCTTCGTGCTGCCGGCACGCCGGTTGGGTCGCCGCATGGCGGGGCTGCAGCGGGAGGCGGCGCAGCTCAACGCCGGGATGACCACGCAGATGACCGAGCGGTTCTCCGCACCCGGCGCCACGCTCGTGAAGCTGTTCGGCCGCCCGCGCCAGGAGGTCGACGAGTTCGGCCGGCGCGCCGGGCGGGTGCGCGACATCGGGGTGCGCACGGCGATGCTCACGCGCTGGTTCATGACGAGCCTGACGCTCGTGTCGGCGCTGGCGCAGGCGCTGGTCTACGGCCTCGGCGGGTACCTGGCCTTCACCGGGCAGATCGCGCCGGGCACCGTCGTCGCGCTGGCTCTGCTGCTGACCCGGCTGTACACGCCGCTGACGGCGCTGGCCAACGTCCGCGTGGATGTGATGACCGCGCTCGTGTCGTTCGAGCGGGTCTTCGAGGTGCTGGACCTCGAGCCGATGATCAAGGAGTCCGCTGCCCCGAAGGCGCTGCCGCCGGGCGGGGTTTCGGTGGAGTTCGAGGGCGTGCGCTTCGGCTACCCCGCGGCCGACCGGTTCTCGCTCGCGTCGCTGGAGGACGTGGCCACTTTGGACAGCCGCGGTGGGGAAGAGGTGCTGCACGGCATCAGCTTCCGCGCCGAGCCGGGCCAGATGGTCGCGCTGGTCGGGTCGTCCGGCGCCGGGAAGTCGACGATCGCATCGCTGCTGCCGCGCCTGTACGACGTGGACGGCGGTGCGGTGAAGCTGTCCGAGGTGGACGTGCGGGACCTGGACTTCGCGACGTTGCGCGCCACCGTCGGCGTCGTGACGCAGGACGGGCACCTCTTCCACGACACGATCCGCGCCAACCTGGCCTACGCCCGCCCCGGCGTGACCGACGACGAGATCTGGGCCGCCCTCGCCCAGGCCCGGCTCGCGCCGCTCGTGCGGTCCCTGCCGGACGGTCTCGACACCACCGTCGGCGAACGCGGCTACCGCCTCTCGGGCGGCGAGCGCCAGCGCCTGACGATCGCGCGCCTCCTGCTGGCCCAGCCGAGGGTCGTCGTGCTCGACGAAGCCACCGCCCACCTGGACTCCGAATCGGAAGCCGCTGTCGGCGAGGCCCTCACCGGCGCGCTGCAGGGCCGCACGGCTCTGGTCATCGCCCACCGCCTCTCGACGGTCCGTGCGGCCGACCTGATCCTCGTCGTCGAACACGGCCACATCGTCGAACGCGGCACCCACGAGGAACTCCTCGCCCGCGGCGGCCGGTACGCCGAACTGCACCACACGCAGTTCGACGAAGACGAAGACGAAGAGGAGCCGGTGGTCGCCTGA